Proteins encoded together in one Miscanthus floridulus cultivar M001 chromosome 16, ASM1932011v1, whole genome shotgun sequence window:
- the LOC136513884 gene encoding uncharacterized protein produces MFAMASAGGKEEPGLFAKQGSKLHAKMLSKEAAAQLAVPSFRVYYPVASAGAVPFLWESQPGTPKNDSPSADALPPLTPPPSYYSSAGRGGAGGRSRTRRPGGGLLGAILPRRITLLRRRPGGGGSRTTPAACSSWSSSWSSSSSNTSATMSPVFTVQGGASRGHHRRAFSGVAGGVDDDAQEEARPRCFWTERECCEKRVVKGCGVAVAVRNALATVVGGKPGRRAATISAVA; encoded by the coding sequence ATGTTCGCCATGGCAAGCGCCGGCGGCAAGGAGGAGCCCGGGCTGTTCGCGAAGCAGGGGAGCAAGCTCCACGCGAAGATGCTGTccaaggaggcggcggcgcagctGGCAGTGCCGTCGTTCCGGGTGTACTACCCCGTGGCGTCGGCGGGTGCGGTGCCGTTCCTGTGGGAGTCACAGCCGGGCACGCCCAAGAACGACTCGCCCTCCGCGGACGCGCTCCCGCCGCTCACCCCGCCACCGTCCTACTACTCCTCCGCGGGCaggggcggcgccggcggccgatCCAGGACCCGCCGGCCCGGCGGCGGCCTCCTCGGCGCCATCCTCCCCAGGAGGATCACCCTCCTCCGGAGgaggcccggcggcggcggcagccggaCGACGCCCGCGGCGTGCTCGTCCTGGTCCTCCTCCTGGTCGTCGTCCAGTTCCAACACGTCGGCCACCATGTCGCCCGTCTTCACCGTGCAGGGCGGGGCTTCCCGTGGCCACCACAGGCGCGCGTTCTCGGGCGTCGCCGGCGGCGTCGACGACGACGCGCAGGAGGAGGCCAGGCCGCGGTGCTTCTGGACGGAGCGCGAGTGCTGCGAGAAGAGGGTGGTGAAGGGGTGCGGCGTCGCGGTGGCCGTCAGGAACGCGCTGGCCACGGTCGTCGGCGGCAAGCCCGGCCGGCGAGCTGCCACTATCAGCGCCGTAGCATAG